In the Salarias fasciatus chromosome 13, fSalaFa1.1, whole genome shotgun sequence genome, one interval contains:
- the tacc2 gene encoding transforming acidic coiled-coil-containing protein 2 isoform X4 yields MQFCRKVLCQPCSARVTSPEEDMEYKMGSCIRIPHSKTEGHTGSLTQRDDTTLLTDASASQHSPASQPLVPDVLVVTGVEESGGAAADQEEDKEELEFPHDLLPSLDFSSELNIWESSLGPLPSLDSPQQEFLTPTEEIAAPQRPEEISPSPPEPVAEIPAPNIVTKPVDLPEPLKKSADLLTELHKPAQELPEEFPEQTEPDELPEPVEKEEEPAEVAEVFINKVASAEEAGEQSKVLEPATSAEKIPAENEVEPAKDDEPQPELKDTTAETLQPDEKLVNEEQEELVIKNEAIPSVEHFTAPAEQTVVSETVQGPAAELQDSGPSLAERAESGHPNPTCPPASVRHPPPDLPPHLQDTLDARSLSSAAQGSFRPEALPTPPASPCPPPPHSPGRTFPSAPPEPCRVPVRSSDSDGAFETPESTTPVKAVSPTEPQKEQLSDIKVAEASVSDPSSDLTPAPPPCRSPSIAFDENKPIAASGTYNIDYFGPDSASHTLTRSLSLQGGDLDSSGLLDGSVSGGFRPHSESFSVGTESAPGTLRRPKKVRPGSVKKKPLLRQNSNPESPRPASSSSTPEIKKRAKPRTASPLQAQEEPEVGSATPSPGGTLRKTRKSRVETPPPLPEETNHTSQEENPVLPALPLCQEETPLPGTLTGTDESPIPPTASYKWDPDNFENIDPFRTGGSKIANSPVLGRKDPVCAPISARPESPPVPAAEPQQPSPPAPRKEPTTNPEEQPILPKRQPVRLEFDYSEESCEASQQASPPVKKVGKKPGAKMPLRKPKLGLKKAPPAQIEQLDNSSAATQNGNENEIPVPKATYNFEPDKWDDPNFNPFTSKKGISNSPTLSRPSYSFDPNNFDDSIDPFKSSNKMSNSPPKTSASFELPSNDYENENDNDNIGELEDQNQNKPTKKKKTPIKSKSKGVSSLCCMFNTFRVKRSPKKSPLSDPSQDAPSADEPNSLHSQDDHATDEEKLASSTGHKWATLHNVDTELKSDQQDFPQPCDLTSFVNENSLPQETPVPDYEIEYMEKIGSASPPLSAKKPSLYLKLDSVSDNLTKTTCAHGSEPSSPCTGSFEEMEAQITAGMKTPVLSSRSGLEDSTGEKSRKRESEALSRTQSTERDEQPSSQIPTEAPAPGPAFSPLDRLCEIDDPLQYLEPDLAETNPTAFAQKLQHRDLSSSVENAVSKNSLYARNTTNTAYIEGESPHLPRDLDHSLGIAREEIVSKEKEVLEWQRKYEDSRQEVVEMRRIVAEYEKTIAQMIGMPEDDQKEKSLSHHTIQQLIMEKDQALADLNSVEKSLADLFRRYEKMKDVLEGFRKNEEVLKKCAQEYLSRVRKEEQRYQALKIHAEEKLDKANAEIAQVRVKAKQEQTAYQASLRKEQMKVDSLERTLEQKNKEIEELTKICDELIAKMGKS; encoded by the exons ACTGAAGGTCACACTGGGAGTCTGACCCAGAGGGACgacacaacactgctgactgaCGCCTCCGCCAGCCAGCACAGTCCGGCGTCTCAGCCGCTGGTCCCCGACGTCCTGGTTGTCaccggggtggaggagagcggagGTGCGGCGgcagaccaggaggaggacaaggaggagctggagttTCCCCACGACCTGCTGCCCAGTCTCGACTTCAGCAGTGAGCTCAACATCTGGGAGTCCTCGCTCGG accCCTCCCATCCCTGGACTCTCCACAACAAGAGTTTCTTACTCCCACTGAGGAGATAGCTGCTCCCCAGAGACCCGAGGAGATCTCGCCATCACCACCGGAGCCGGTAGCAGAGATCCCAGCGCCAAATATTGTGACCAAGCCGGTAGATCTCCCTGAACCTCTAAAGAAGTCAGCAGATCTACTAACAGAACTTCACAAACCAGCGCAAGAGTTGCCAGAAGAGTTTCCAGAACAAACCGAACCAGACGAGCTCCCAGAACCAgtggagaaagaggaagagccagCGGAGGTTGCTGAAGTATTTATCAATAAAGTAGCTTCTGCAGAAGAAGCGGGTGAGCAGTCCAAAGTCTTAGAACCTGCAACGAGTGCAGAGAAGATCCCAGCGGAGAATGAAGTAGAGCCAGCAAAGGATGACGAACCACAGCCAGAGCTTAAAGACACGACAGCAGAAACCTTGCAGCCAGATGAGAAGCTGGTCAacgaagagcaggaggagctcgTGATAAAAAACGAAGCGATCCCTTCTGTGGAGCATTTTACAGCCCCAGCTGAGCAAACTGTGGTCTCTGAGACGGTCCAGGGTCCTGCTGCTGAGCTACAGGACAGTGG GCCCTCCCTCGCTGAGCGGGCAGAAAGCGGTCACCCCAATCCCACCTGTCCCCCTGCGTCTGTACGCCACCCCCCGCCTGacctccctcctcacctccaAGACACCTTAGATGCTCGTAGTCTTTCTTCGGCAGCACAAGGGAGTTTCAGACCTGAAGCTCTACCAACCCCACCAGCATCaccctgccctcctcctcctcattctccaGGCCGTACTTTTCCTTCTGCACCTCCTGAACCCTGCCGCGTCCCAGTAAG GAGCTCAGATTCAGATGGAGCCTTTGAGACCCCTGAATCCACAACCCCTGTGAAAGCTGTTTCCCCCACTGAACCCCAGAAAGAACAGCTATCTGATATCAAAG TTGCAGAAGCTTCGGTTAGTGATCCTTCATCTGATTTAAccccagctcctccaccgtgtCGTTCTCCGTCCATTGCTTTTGATGAGAACAAGCCCATTGCTGCCAGCGGTACATACAACATTGACTATTTCGGCCCAGATTCAGCaagtcacacactcactcgtTCGCTCAGCCTCCAGGGTGGAGACTTAGATAGTTCTGGCTTGCTGGACGGATCAGTATCCGGAGGTTTCCGTCCACATTCGGAGTCCTTTAGTGTAGGCACCGAAAGTGCTCCTGGGACACTCCGCAGACCCAAGAAAGTTCGTCCTGGGTCTGTAAAGAAAAAGCCTCTGCTCAGACAGAACTCTAACCCAGAGAGTCCGAGGCCAGCTTCATCGAGCAGTACCCCAGAAATCAAGAAGCGGGCAAAGCCCCGAACTGCCAGCCCTCTTCAGGCTCAGGAGGAACCGGAGGTAGGCTCTGCAACGCCGAGCCCTGGGGGAACCCTTCGAAAAACCAGGAAGAGCCGTGTtgagactcctcctcctctgccggAGGAGACCAACCATACCAGCcaagaggagaaccctgtactACCTGCCTTACCCCTGTGTCAAGAGGAGACCCCCCTCCCTGGTACGCTGACAGGCACTGACGAATCCCCCATCCCGCCTACTGCCTCCTATAAATGGGATCCAGACAATTTTGAGAACATCGACCCTTTTAGGACTGGAGGAAGTAAAATTGCTAACTCTCCCGTCCTCGGCCGTAAAGATCCTGTATGCGCCCCCATCTCTGCCCGTCCAGAGAGCCCTCCTGTGCCTGCTGCTGAACCGCAGCAGCCAAGTCCCCCGGCTCCTCGTAAAGAGCCAACAACCAACCCTGAGGAGCAACCTATTCTGCCCAAGCGTCAACCCGTAAGACTGGAGTTTGACTACTCAGAGGAGAGCTGTGAGGCATCTCAACAGGCCTCTCCTCCAGTCAAGAAAGTGGGCAAGAAGCCTGGTGCCAAGATGCCTCTGAGAAAACCAAAACTGGGACTGAAAAAGGCCCCTCCAGCTCAGATAGAGCAGCTGGACAACAGCAGTGCTGCAACCCAGAATGGCAATGAAAACGAAATCCCAGTCCCTAAAGCAACTTATAACTTTGAGCCTGACAAATGGGACGATCCAAACTTCAACCCTTTCACATCAAAGAAAGGTATTTCCAATTCCCCCACACTGTCCAGGCCGTCCTATAGCTTTGACCCCAATAACTTTGACGACTCTATAGACCCGTTCAAATCCTCCAACAAGATGTCCAATTCCCCTCCAAAGACATCTGCCTCCTTTGAACTGCCATCCAATGACTATGAGAATGAAAATGATAATGACAACATTGGGGAGCTGGAGGATCAAAACCAGAACAAACcaaccaaaaagaagaaaactcccATCAAATC GAAGTCCAAGGGTGTATCCTCTCTATGTTGTATGTT tAATACTTTCAGAGTGAAGAGATCACCAAAGAAGTCACCATTATCTGACCCATCGCAG GATGCGCCCTCTGCAGACGAGCCAAACTCCCTCCACTCGCAGGACGACCACGCCACAGACGAGGAGAAGCTGGCCTCCTCCACCGGGCATAAATGGGCAACCCTTCACAACGTGGATACGGAGTTGAAATCCGACCAACAAGACTTCCCTCAGCCGTGCGATCTAACGTCCTTTGTCAATGAGAACAGTCTTCCACAGGAGACTCCAG TGCCAGACTATGAAATCGAGTACATGGAGAAGATTGGATCTGCTTCCCCA CCCCTGTCTGCGAAGAAGCCGTCTCTGTACTTGAAATTGGACTCCGTGTCCGACAACTTAACCAAAACGACGTGTGCCCATGGATCTGAGCCCAGCTCTCCCTGCACAGG GAGTTTTGAGGAGATGGAGGCCCAGATCACAGCAGGTATGAAGACTCCGGTGCTGAGCTCCCGGTCTGGCCTTGAGGACTCTACGGGGGAAAAGAGCCGGAAGAGGGAAAGCGAGGCGCTCAGCAGAACGCAGAGCACAGAGAGGGACGAACAG CCGTCTAGCCAGATCCCCACAGAGGCCCCGGCTCCAGGCCCAGCCTTCTCCCCGTTAGACAGACTGTGTGAAATCGATGACCCCCTGCAGTACCTGGAGCCTGACCTGGCCGAGACCAACCCCACAGCATTCGCCCAAAAGCTACAG CACAGAGATCTATCATCTTCAGTGGAGAATGCCGTATCCAAGAACTCCCTGTATGCCAGGAACACCACCAACACCGCCTACATAGAAGGGGAGAGCCCTCATCTACCCAGAGATCTGGACCACTCATTGGGCATCGCGCGGGAAGAG ATTGTCTCAAAGGAGAAAGAAGTGCTGGAGTGGCAGAGGAAGTATGAAGACAGCCGTCAGGAAGTGGTGGAGATGAG GAGAATTGTTGCAGAGTATGAGAAGACAATTGCGCAGATGATTG GCATGCCAG AGGATGACCAGAAGGAGAAATCTCTCTCCCACCATACCATCCAGCAGCTGATCATGGAGAAGGACCAGGCCTTAGCTGACCTCAACTCTGTGGAAAAGTCTCTGGCTGACCTCTTCCGGCGTTACGAGAAGATGAAAGATGTGCTGGAAGGTTTCCGCAAG AATGAAGAGGTCTTAAAGAAATGTGCACAGGAGTATCTGTCAAGGGTCCGCAAGGAGGAGCAGAGATATCAGGCTCTGAAGATTCATGCAGAGGAGAAACTGGACAA GGCGAATGCAGAGATAGCTCAGGTGCGAGTCAAGGCCAAGCAGGAACAGACGGCCTACCAGGCCAGTCTGAGGAAGGAGCAGATGAAGGTGGACTCTCTGGAGCGCACGCTGGAGCAAAAG aacaaAGAGATCGAAGAGTTAACAAAGATCTGCGATGAGCTCATTGCCAAGATGGGGAAGAGTTAA
- the tacc2 gene encoding transforming acidic coiled-coil-containing protein 2 isoform X1: protein MQFCRKVLCQPCSARVTSPEEDMEYKMGSCIRIPHSKTEGHTGSLTQRDDTTLLTDASASQHSPASQPLVPDVLVVTGVEESGGAAADQEEDKEELEFPHDLLPSLDFSSELNIWESSLGPLPSLDSPQQEFLTPTEEIAAPQRPEEISPSPPEPVAEIPAPNIVTKPVDLPEPLKKSADLLTELHKPAQELPEEFPEQTEPDELPEPVEKEEEPAEVAEVFINKVASAEEAGEQSKVLEPATSAEKIPAENEVEPAKDDEPQPELKDTTAETLQPDEKLVNEEQEELVIKNEAIPSVEHFTAPAEQTVVSETVQGPAAELQDSGPSLAERAESGHPNPTCPPASVRHPPPDLPPHLQDTLDARSLSSAAQGSFRPEALPTPPASPCPPPPHSPGRTFPSAPPEPCRVPVRSSDSDGAFETPESTTPVKAVSPTEPQKEQLSDIKVAEASVSDPSSDLTPAPPPCRSPSIAFDENKPIAASGTYNIDYFGPDSASHTLTRSLSLQGGDLDSSGLLDGSVSGGFRPHSESFSVGTESAPGTLRRPKKVRPGSVKKKPLLRQNSNPESPRPASSSSTPEIKKRAKPRTASPLQAQEEPEVGSATPSPGGTLRKTRKSRVETPPPLPEETNHTSQEENPVLPALPLCQEETPLPGTLTGTDESPIPPTASYKWDPDNFENIDPFRTGGSKIANSPVLGRKDPVCAPISARPESPPVPAAEPQQPSPPAPRKEPTTNPEEQPILPKRQPVRLEFDYSEESCEASQQASPPVKKVGKKPGAKMPLRKPKLGLKKAPPAQIEQLDNSSAATQNGNENEIPVPKATYNFEPDKWDDPNFNPFTSKKGISNSPTLSRPSYSFDPNNFDDSIDPFKSSNKMSNSPPKTSASFELPSNDYENENDNDNIGELEDQNQNKPTKKKKTPIKSNTFRVKRSPKKSPLSDPSQDAPSADEPNSLHSQDDHATDEEKLASSTGHKWATLHNVDTELKSDQQDFPQPCDLTSFVNENSLPQETPVPDYEIEYMEKIGSASPPLSAKKPSLYLKLDSVSDNLTKTTCAHGSEPSSPCTGSFEEMEAQITAGMKTPVLSSRSGLEDSTGEKSRKRESEALSRTQSTERDEQPSSQIPTEAPAPGPAFSPLDRLCEIDDPLQYLEPDLAETNPTAFAQKLQEELVLAALRIEALQVAKNISQCPSLSTVTPKSRLKKPTTRRWNINGSPLLKHRDLSSSVENAVSKNSLYARNTTNTAYIEGESPHLPRDLDHSLGIAREEIVSKEKEVLEWQRKYEDSRQEVVEMRRIVAEYEKTIAQMIGMPEDDQKEKSLSHHTIQQLIMEKDQALADLNSVEKSLADLFRRYEKMKDVLEGFRKNEEVLKKCAQEYLSRVRKEEQRYQALKIHAEEKLDKANAEIAQVRVKAKQEQTAYQASLRKEQMKVDSLERTLEQKNKEIEELTKICDELIAKMGKS, encoded by the exons ACTGAAGGTCACACTGGGAGTCTGACCCAGAGGGACgacacaacactgctgactgaCGCCTCCGCCAGCCAGCACAGTCCGGCGTCTCAGCCGCTGGTCCCCGACGTCCTGGTTGTCaccggggtggaggagagcggagGTGCGGCGgcagaccaggaggaggacaaggaggagctggagttTCCCCACGACCTGCTGCCCAGTCTCGACTTCAGCAGTGAGCTCAACATCTGGGAGTCCTCGCTCGG accCCTCCCATCCCTGGACTCTCCACAACAAGAGTTTCTTACTCCCACTGAGGAGATAGCTGCTCCCCAGAGACCCGAGGAGATCTCGCCATCACCACCGGAGCCGGTAGCAGAGATCCCAGCGCCAAATATTGTGACCAAGCCGGTAGATCTCCCTGAACCTCTAAAGAAGTCAGCAGATCTACTAACAGAACTTCACAAACCAGCGCAAGAGTTGCCAGAAGAGTTTCCAGAACAAACCGAACCAGACGAGCTCCCAGAACCAgtggagaaagaggaagagccagCGGAGGTTGCTGAAGTATTTATCAATAAAGTAGCTTCTGCAGAAGAAGCGGGTGAGCAGTCCAAAGTCTTAGAACCTGCAACGAGTGCAGAGAAGATCCCAGCGGAGAATGAAGTAGAGCCAGCAAAGGATGACGAACCACAGCCAGAGCTTAAAGACACGACAGCAGAAACCTTGCAGCCAGATGAGAAGCTGGTCAacgaagagcaggaggagctcgTGATAAAAAACGAAGCGATCCCTTCTGTGGAGCATTTTACAGCCCCAGCTGAGCAAACTGTGGTCTCTGAGACGGTCCAGGGTCCTGCTGCTGAGCTACAGGACAGTGG GCCCTCCCTCGCTGAGCGGGCAGAAAGCGGTCACCCCAATCCCACCTGTCCCCCTGCGTCTGTACGCCACCCCCCGCCTGacctccctcctcacctccaAGACACCTTAGATGCTCGTAGTCTTTCTTCGGCAGCACAAGGGAGTTTCAGACCTGAAGCTCTACCAACCCCACCAGCATCaccctgccctcctcctcctcattctccaGGCCGTACTTTTCCTTCTGCACCTCCTGAACCCTGCCGCGTCCCAGTAAG GAGCTCAGATTCAGATGGAGCCTTTGAGACCCCTGAATCCACAACCCCTGTGAAAGCTGTTTCCCCCACTGAACCCCAGAAAGAACAGCTATCTGATATCAAAG TTGCAGAAGCTTCGGTTAGTGATCCTTCATCTGATTTAAccccagctcctccaccgtgtCGTTCTCCGTCCATTGCTTTTGATGAGAACAAGCCCATTGCTGCCAGCGGTACATACAACATTGACTATTTCGGCCCAGATTCAGCaagtcacacactcactcgtTCGCTCAGCCTCCAGGGTGGAGACTTAGATAGTTCTGGCTTGCTGGACGGATCAGTATCCGGAGGTTTCCGTCCACATTCGGAGTCCTTTAGTGTAGGCACCGAAAGTGCTCCTGGGACACTCCGCAGACCCAAGAAAGTTCGTCCTGGGTCTGTAAAGAAAAAGCCTCTGCTCAGACAGAACTCTAACCCAGAGAGTCCGAGGCCAGCTTCATCGAGCAGTACCCCAGAAATCAAGAAGCGGGCAAAGCCCCGAACTGCCAGCCCTCTTCAGGCTCAGGAGGAACCGGAGGTAGGCTCTGCAACGCCGAGCCCTGGGGGAACCCTTCGAAAAACCAGGAAGAGCCGTGTtgagactcctcctcctctgccggAGGAGACCAACCATACCAGCcaagaggagaaccctgtactACCTGCCTTACCCCTGTGTCAAGAGGAGACCCCCCTCCCTGGTACGCTGACAGGCACTGACGAATCCCCCATCCCGCCTACTGCCTCCTATAAATGGGATCCAGACAATTTTGAGAACATCGACCCTTTTAGGACTGGAGGAAGTAAAATTGCTAACTCTCCCGTCCTCGGCCGTAAAGATCCTGTATGCGCCCCCATCTCTGCCCGTCCAGAGAGCCCTCCTGTGCCTGCTGCTGAACCGCAGCAGCCAAGTCCCCCGGCTCCTCGTAAAGAGCCAACAACCAACCCTGAGGAGCAACCTATTCTGCCCAAGCGTCAACCCGTAAGACTGGAGTTTGACTACTCAGAGGAGAGCTGTGAGGCATCTCAACAGGCCTCTCCTCCAGTCAAGAAAGTGGGCAAGAAGCCTGGTGCCAAGATGCCTCTGAGAAAACCAAAACTGGGACTGAAAAAGGCCCCTCCAGCTCAGATAGAGCAGCTGGACAACAGCAGTGCTGCAACCCAGAATGGCAATGAAAACGAAATCCCAGTCCCTAAAGCAACTTATAACTTTGAGCCTGACAAATGGGACGATCCAAACTTCAACCCTTTCACATCAAAGAAAGGTATTTCCAATTCCCCCACACTGTCCAGGCCGTCCTATAGCTTTGACCCCAATAACTTTGACGACTCTATAGACCCGTTCAAATCCTCCAACAAGATGTCCAATTCCCCTCCAAAGACATCTGCCTCCTTTGAACTGCCATCCAATGACTATGAGAATGAAAATGATAATGACAACATTGGGGAGCTGGAGGATCAAAACCAGAACAAACcaaccaaaaagaagaaaactcccATCAAATC tAATACTTTCAGAGTGAAGAGATCACCAAAGAAGTCACCATTATCTGACCCATCGCAG GATGCGCCCTCTGCAGACGAGCCAAACTCCCTCCACTCGCAGGACGACCACGCCACAGACGAGGAGAAGCTGGCCTCCTCCACCGGGCATAAATGGGCAACCCTTCACAACGTGGATACGGAGTTGAAATCCGACCAACAAGACTTCCCTCAGCCGTGCGATCTAACGTCCTTTGTCAATGAGAACAGTCTTCCACAGGAGACTCCAG TGCCAGACTATGAAATCGAGTACATGGAGAAGATTGGATCTGCTTCCCCA CCCCTGTCTGCGAAGAAGCCGTCTCTGTACTTGAAATTGGACTCCGTGTCCGACAACTTAACCAAAACGACGTGTGCCCATGGATCTGAGCCCAGCTCTCCCTGCACAGG GAGTTTTGAGGAGATGGAGGCCCAGATCACAGCAGGTATGAAGACTCCGGTGCTGAGCTCCCGGTCTGGCCTTGAGGACTCTACGGGGGAAAAGAGCCGGAAGAGGGAAAGCGAGGCGCTCAGCAGAACGCAGAGCACAGAGAGGGACGAACAG CCGTCTAGCCAGATCCCCACAGAGGCCCCGGCTCCAGGCCCAGCCTTCTCCCCGTTAGACAGACTGTGTGAAATCGATGACCCCCTGCAGTACCTGGAGCCTGACCTGGCCGAGACCAACCCCACAGCATTCGCCCAAAAGCTACAG GAGGAGCTGGTGCTTGCTGCCTTGAGGATAGAGGCTCTGCAGGTAGCCAAAAACATCTCTCAGTGCCCCTCCCTCTCCACTGTAACCCCCAAG TCTCGACTCAAGAAACCCACCACTCGGCGTTGGAATATCAACGGTTCCCCCTTATTAAAA CACAGAGATCTATCATCTTCAGTGGAGAATGCCGTATCCAAGAACTCCCTGTATGCCAGGAACACCACCAACACCGCCTACATAGAAGGGGAGAGCCCTCATCTACCCAGAGATCTGGACCACTCATTGGGCATCGCGCGGGAAGAG ATTGTCTCAAAGGAGAAAGAAGTGCTGGAGTGGCAGAGGAAGTATGAAGACAGCCGTCAGGAAGTGGTGGAGATGAG GAGAATTGTTGCAGAGTATGAGAAGACAATTGCGCAGATGATTG GCATGCCAG AGGATGACCAGAAGGAGAAATCTCTCTCCCACCATACCATCCAGCAGCTGATCATGGAGAAGGACCAGGCCTTAGCTGACCTCAACTCTGTGGAAAAGTCTCTGGCTGACCTCTTCCGGCGTTACGAGAAGATGAAAGATGTGCTGGAAGGTTTCCGCAAG AATGAAGAGGTCTTAAAGAAATGTGCACAGGAGTATCTGTCAAGGGTCCGCAAGGAGGAGCAGAGATATCAGGCTCTGAAGATTCATGCAGAGGAGAAACTGGACAA GGCGAATGCAGAGATAGCTCAGGTGCGAGTCAAGGCCAAGCAGGAACAGACGGCCTACCAGGCCAGTCTGAGGAAGGAGCAGATGAAGGTGGACTCTCTGGAGCGCACGCTGGAGCAAAAG aacaaAGAGATCGAAGAGTTAACAAAGATCTGCGATGAGCTCATTGCCAAGATGGGGAAGAGTTAA